CAAGGCGTCTACGAACAGGCGCTCAAAGCCTTCCCGATCATGCCCAACCTGTATGACGGCATGGCGGAGGTGCTGGTCGCCCAGGGTGAAACCCGACGTGCCCAGCACATGCTTGAAGAAGCGGTGCGTCTGTCGCCGCTCGCCGTGCGCCGCCAGGCCGCCTTGGGCAAGCTGGCCCTGGACAACGCCGATTTCGAAAGTGCTTCGAAGGCCTTCCGCCACGCCGTGAACCAAGGGCAGAGCTCGCGCTACAAGGATGCCGAAAGCAACCTGGGCCTGGTCCAGGCCCTCATGAACAAGAACGCCGGTAATGGTCTCGATGCCCGTACCCGCGTCGAAATCAACACCGTGCTCAGCGAAGTGGCCAAGGAGAACGTCGAGGACCAGGGCCTGCAGGTGCGCGCACGCTTGATGAAGGCCGCCAGCCTGCAACAGGCCGGTGACGCGGAAACCGCGGCCAAACTCACCGAGCAGGCCATGCAGCGTCTGGACAAGATGGAGCAGTTCTTCTCGGTCGAAGCGGCGCTGACCGTGGCCAAGCAGTTGCAGCAGCTTGGCCAGGACGCGGCGGGCACCTCGATTCTCAAGGGGTGCGTGGAGACCTACGGTGATGATCCCAAGGTCATGCAGAGCGTGGCCAAGCTCACCGACGACCCCACGGTGCTCGGTGCCGTGACCGAGGCGGTGGATCTGAACCGTCAAGGCGTGCGCAGCTATCAGGGTGGGCAGCTCAACGAGGCGCTGGGCATGTTCCGCAAGGCGCTGTCGTTGCAGCCGAAGAACATCAGTATCGCCTTGAACACCGCCCAGGCGCTGCTGCGCATCGGTGGCGAGACGCCGCCACCCGCCGTCATGCAGGAATGCCGCAACTGCCTGACCAGCGTGGCCGGCATTCCTGCCAGCGACAGCCGCTACGACCGTTACCGAAAATTGCATATCCGGGTGTTCGGCGCATGAACCAGGACAACCAGGGGCTGGATTTCTCCACGGTGATCGCCTCCACCGTGCATGACCTGAAGAACTCCCTCTCGGCACTGACCCATGCCCACAGCCAATGGCTGGCGCGCTTGCCCGAAGAATTGCGCGGCGGCACCGAGCAAGGCGTGGTGGAGCACGAGCTCAGCCACCTGAACGGGATGCTGGTGCAGTTGCTGGGGCTGTACAAGCTGGGCGTCAATCAGCTCCCCATCTGCCCGGATTACCACGAGCTCGACGACTTCATCGAGGCCCAGTTGGCGGCCCAGGAAGAGGTGATCAAGCACCGCGACATCCTCGCCACCTGGCGTATCGAGACCGAAAGCCCGCTGGGGTTCTTCGATCGCGAGCTGGTTGCTTCGGTCGTTGCCAACGTGCTCACCAATGCCATCCGCTATGCCGGTCATGCTTTGTTGATCAGCATCGAGGAGGAGGGCGAGCAACTGGTGATCAGCGTCAACGACGACGGCACCGGTTATCCACAGCGCATGCTCGAGCGCCAGCATGACTATGTGCAGGGTATCGATTCGCAGAGTGGCAGTACCGGGCTGGGGTTGTACTTTGCCGCGCGGATTGCCGCGTTGCATGAGCGCAACGGCGTGCGCGGGCGAATTGAAATCGCCAATGGCGGGACGTTGGGCGGCGGGTTGTTCCGGTTGTACCTGCCTTGAAAGCCTGAGGAGCACGTCGGCCCTGCGTTTTGGCTGCCAGGTGCTTGGCGATGGCCTTGCAGTGCTCTGGAGATCAAGCGCCGCCCGCGCGGCGCATCGCGGATGAATCCGCTCCTACATTCGTTGCAACGTGCCGCACCTGTCAGGCCATGGTTGCCAGCCTTGGCGCTTGGCTTGAGCTTGGCGGGGCGGCGGCCGCGCCAGCCAAAAAAACGCGTCGTACCAACAAGGCGAACAACCATGGCCTATCGGTCATGGCCACGTTGCCACCGATGTAGGAGCGGATTCATCCGCGATGCGCCGCGCGGGCGGCGCTCGATCTCACAGGCACTGCAATGCTTTAATCGAGCAAATCTGTGTAAATAAGCGAAATACCCTCCTGGGCCGAACATGAACTCATTACCTGCCTCCCTCATCCGCGAAACCTTCCCCGTAGGTCCGTTGCAGTGCAACTGCACCCTGATCGGCGACCCCGTCAGCAAGAAAGCCATCGTCGTCGACCCGGGCGGTGACGAGCAGAAGATCCTCGCCCGCCTGCAGCACCACGGCCTGACGCTGGTGAGCATCATCCACACCCACGCCCACTTCGATCATTTCCTCGCCTCCGGCAAGCTCAAGGCGCTGACCGGCGCCACGTTGCACCTGCACAAGGCCGACCAGCCGCTGTGGGACAACCTCGAGATGCAGTGCCAGATGTTCGGCATGCCCTACACCCCCGTACCGTCGCCGGACCGCTGGCTGAGCGACGACGAGGAGTTAGCCTGCGGTTGCGGCGTGGCGCTGCACACCCCCGGGCACACACCGGGCTCGATGAGCTTCTGGTTCGCCGAGCACAAGCTGCTGATCGCCGGCGACACCCTGTTCCGCCGGGGCGTGGGCCGTACCGATTTGTGGGGTGGCGATCAGCGGGCTATCGTTCGTTCCATCAAGGAACGCCTGTACCGCCTGGATGAAGAGGCCATCGTGGTGACCGGCCATGGCCCGGACACCCGCCTCGGCGACGAGATGCGCGAGAACCCGTTCGTGCGCGCCTGAGGTTTCATGGAATTTTTCCGCTGCGCTGCAATCCAAGGCTGGCACAGATCCGTGAGTGATCCGCCGCACTTTTGAATTTCAGTAGGAGCTTGTCCATGTTCACCATGCGTCGTCTGATTATCGTCGCTACCGCCGCTGCCCTGATGTCCGGTTGTGCCAGCCCCAACCCATATGACAACCAGGGCCAGTCGCAGGAATCCACAGGGATGAGCAAGACCGCCAAGTACGGTGGGCTGGGCGCGCTGGCCGGCGCCATCGCCGGTGCCGCCATCGACCACAACAACCGTGGCAAGGGCGCGCTGATCGGCGCCGCCGCGGTGGGCGCCGCCGCCGCCGGCTATGGCTACTACGCCGACAAGCAGGAAGCCGAGCTGCGCGCGAAGATGGCCAACACCGGCGTCGAGGTGCAGCGCCAGGGTGACCAGATCAAGCTGATCATGCCGGGCAACATCACCTTCGCCACCGACTCGGCGAACATCTCCCCGAGCTTCTACTCGCCGCTGAACAACCTCGCCAATTCGTTCAAGCAGTTCAACCAGAACACCATCGAGGTGGTCGGCTTCACCGACAGCACCGGCAGCCGCCAGCACAACATGGACCTGTCGCAGCGCCGCGCCCAGGCCGTCAGCACTTATCTGACCTCGCAGGGCGTGGATGCGTCGCGGGTGACTGTTCGCGGCATGGGCCCGGACCAGCCGATTGCCAGCAACGCCGACGCCAATGGCCGCGCGCAGAACCGTCGGGTCGAGGTCAACCTGAAGCCGATTCCAGGCCAGCAGTATGACCAGCAGGGTACCGTTCAGCAGTATCCCTAAGTCGCCAAGACGCTGAGTCGGTGGGGCCGCTACGCAGCCCATCGCGGGTAAACCCACTCCTACAGGTACAGCGCAAGCCTTGAGGTTTGTACTGTACCTGTAGGAGCGGGTTTACCCGCGATGGGGCGCGTAGCGGCCCCATCTGCATTCAGCGCACGGTGCTGGCCTGAATCGCCGTCAACGCGATGGTATGCACGATATCGTCCACCTGGGCCCCGCGCGGCAGGTCGTTGACCGG
This genomic stretch from Pseudomonas entomophila L48 harbors:
- a CDS encoding tetratricopeptide repeat-containing response regulator — its product is MLQYGQKSFLIVDDFTDFRTSTRSMLRELGVRDVDTADSGEQALRMCGQKRYDFILQDFHLGDGKKNGQQVLEDLILDKLISHECVFIMVTAESSQSIVLSAIEHEPDAYLTKPFNRVGLAQRLEKLTQRKTLLKPILQALDRSRPAEVLAACAELCKKDPRFAPLCLRYRADALRDLNRFEELEKFLKSILASRPQPWVYAALGNLLHKRGQHAQAQGVYEQALKAFPIMPNLYDGMAEVLVAQGETRRAQHMLEEAVRLSPLAVRRQAALGKLALDNADFESASKAFRHAVNQGQSSRYKDAESNLGLVQALMNKNAGNGLDARTRVEINTVLSEVAKENVEDQGLQVRARLMKAASLQQAGDAETAAKLTEQAMQRLDKMEQFFSVEAALTVAKQLQQLGQDAAGTSILKGCVETYGDDPKVMQSVAKLTDDPTVLGAVTEAVDLNRQGVRSYQGGQLNEALGMFRKALSLQPKNISIALNTAQALLRIGGETPPPAVMQECRNCLTSVAGIPASDSRYDRYRKLHIRVFGA
- a CDS encoding sensor histidine kinase, coding for MNQDNQGLDFSTVIASTVHDLKNSLSALTHAHSQWLARLPEELRGGTEQGVVEHELSHLNGMLVQLLGLYKLGVNQLPICPDYHELDDFIEAQLAAQEEVIKHRDILATWRIETESPLGFFDRELVASVVANVLTNAIRYAGHALLISIEEEGEQLVISVNDDGTGYPQRMLERQHDYVQGIDSQSGSTGLGLYFAARIAALHERNGVRGRIEIANGGTLGGGLFRLYLP
- a CDS encoding MBL fold metallo-hydrolase, which gives rise to MNSLPASLIRETFPVGPLQCNCTLIGDPVSKKAIVVDPGGDEQKILARLQHHGLTLVSIIHTHAHFDHFLASGKLKALTGATLHLHKADQPLWDNLEMQCQMFGMPYTPVPSPDRWLSDDEELACGCGVALHTPGHTPGSMSFWFAEHKLLIAGDTLFRRGVGRTDLWGGDQRAIVRSIKERLYRLDEEAIVVTGHGPDTRLGDEMRENPFVRA
- a CDS encoding OmpA family protein, whose translation is MFTMRRLIIVATAAALMSGCASPNPYDNQGQSQESTGMSKTAKYGGLGALAGAIAGAAIDHNNRGKGALIGAAAVGAAAAGYGYYADKQEAELRAKMANTGVEVQRQGDQIKLIMPGNITFATDSANISPSFYSPLNNLANSFKQFNQNTIEVVGFTDSTGSRQHNMDLSQRRAQAVSTYLTSQGVDASRVTVRGMGPDQPIASNADANGRAQNRRVEVNLKPIPGQQYDQQGTVQQYP